CAATTCTTGGCCTAATGTTGGTGTTAGTATTTGCTGACCGTctcttaatacttttttttccctttcaatacTTAATACTAGTTTTTAAAGTTACCTGCAAACCCAGTTGTCAATATGTACTACGCctccaaaataatttatataaaaagtcaAATAAGATCAGATAGCACCAATCTTTAGAGACCTTGAAAATACCTCAGATCATAGGTATTTCTAACCCTTGCTTATTGTCATCACACCATCTCCGCACAGTCTCACGGTTACTTTTTCACCAGCATTTGGGGCAGAAAACCTAAGACACTATCTAAATGAATGACGTTTATAGGTTCACCTGCTTGCACTAACACGTACATAGTACAGCTTAGGTGCATAGGTGCAAATAACTTCTTCACAAACCCTGCTGGATTTGCCCCACTGGGTTACATCTGCTGAAATATGAAGGGACCCGTTCCTTTATTGTGTATCTCTCCAGCATAGTGACAGAACCAAGAGGCTCCCTGGAGTCTGTGGTGCCCAGGTTCTCCACTGGGCAGTCTTATAAATGGGAGTTCCAGCTCTTACATACAATTGCTGAGTACTGGCAGAAGATAGAACCTAACTGCATTGTGATAACACAGTCTTGAAATTCACCAACAATAAAATACTGGTCCAGTTCCTGTCTATTATATAGGACTCAGAAACTcctaagtttcttttctttgtaggCAAGAAAACTCCATTCCAATTTTCATTCTAAGATGGCATTCAACAGCAAGATACTAGGGAAAAACTAGTGGCTTAGAACCTAGGGAGCTGGAAAATTCTGATTCCCACACTCGATGGTAATTAGCAATAACCACACTTCGCCTAAATCTCATGGACAAAGAGAACATTCACTAACTCTGCCATCTTAGATGAATCAATTACTTTTCTGTCCTTGCATCACTTGTCAAATGGAGATGATTACTCTCTGCATATTTTTTAAGCCTGCTAGCAGCTGAAATAAGATACAGGATATAGAAGCATTTTGTAAATTGCACGATTCTACAGCCCAGCAAGGACTACCCTACAACCCTCTTCAGCCTCAAAGTGCACATTTGCACATGCTCACTCCTGCTGAGCAGAATGACTCTGATCTGCCCTGATATTCTTTAATCTCCTCCTGGCAAACTGCCATGAAAAAGCTTGTTTACTCATTTAGccataaatacattttctgaGCCTATGCTAGGAAAGACAGACccgtgttcttttttaaaaaaaaatttttaaatatttatttttgaaggagagacagacagagcatgagtgggagagggagaggggcagagagggagacacagaatctgaagcagggtccaggctctgagctgtcagcacagagcctgacgtgggactcgaactcacggactgtgagatcatgacctggccgaagtcggatgcttaaccgactgagccactcaggcaccccaagacagtCCCGTTTTCATGTCCTCCCTGTCAGAGAACAAGCCAACAATAATGGCTGTAAGAAATAAGAGTCCAAAGAGCCTACTCCTAGGCAGGAGCCAAGAGTGTTCAGCTGCCCTGTCAACTCTAAGTTGCTCTCTTGAGTTTCTGACTTAGTCACCTTTTTCTGAGGCTCCCTGGATAAAAGATTAAGTTTTGATGGAAGGAACATTCTCTTCAGCTTAAGCATATGAAggtgggaaagagggaaaatcTCCTTCCACCCTCCTCACTAAATGGCACTCAGAACATTTCAGCCACTAGTCTCTGCCCATGGTTGAACCTAGTTGCTCTCTAGATCCTGGTGATGGCTGATTTATCCCTGCGTTTACTTCCGTATccaaagaaataatggttgacaATGGATTTAATGCCAAATGGGCATGGCCAGTACTCTTGGGAAAAAGTCTAGTCCTCAGACTCCAATCAACTGGAATTGATTCCCTAGGCCTAAatattgtaactatttttttttttaaagcaatgaataCAATGATATGCTGGGTACTTGGGAATTTTCATATACTGGTTTTCCCTGGTAAAGTACAAAGGAGTAAAAGTAGAGGAGAACCTAATCCACCCCACTCAGTTAGTTATAAGAGCAATTTTAGACTCATAAGAGCTAACTTACCATGTGTGATAGTCTTTTAATGTGTCAATTTAGCACTAATCTGGGTGTtgttgtgaaggtattttgtacaTGTGATCAAAATCCACACTCAGTTTACTCtaagtaaaggagattatcctagatCATCTGGATGGGTCTGATTCAATCAGTTGCAAAACCTTAAAATCACAGCTAGAAGTTCCATGAAAAAGTAATTCTGCATGTAAACAGCAGCTTCAGCTTGTGCCTCAATTCCAGCTGGCCCCTCCTGATGGTCTGCTCTattgatttcagacttgcctGCCAGTCCCCATAACCACATAAGCCATTTTGTGGCAATAATGTAACTATATACACAAatgtaagtatataatatatataacttcCTACTGGTTTTGCTTCTTTGGCtaaaccctgactgatacacatGGTCACAGAGTTAGTTCCCTCTGTTGTCCTAGAAGCCAGATTTTCCACTGTTGACACACTGCTGACTCTCCAACTTTTCCTCTGATTTGAATTCCTTTGGCTTTAAATTTGAAAGAACCCTAGGAAATAGGATAAACcaaaattagaattaaaagaaaaaaaaaaggagagagagacctcGGTTGGGTTTGGAaagctagaaaagaaataaatgattatgATGCCCTGAAATATCACCTCTGATAAGAAACCtaaaagacagcaagagagataACAGACTCTGAAAAGTATGAGGAAGTGAGCAGTGAGAACTTATCAAATGAAGGCCCATGTGATCAACACACCCCAAAAACTACCTCTCCCTACCGTACTCCCCCACTCTAACCAGCGTGTTGATCTTCTACCTGCCAGGAGTACTGTGTGGATCTCTAGGCTGAAGCTAGGCTCACGACACAGTATTTCACAAACTGATGCACAGAACTTGGCTGGGatgtgcatttttgttttttggcttgaAGCACAAAAACTATTTCCTCTGTATCCATGGAACTAGCTTAGGAATCCTCTGGGCAAACCAGCCTAGATCTTAGGGAATGGAGAATTACTATTCCCAGGTTAGCCCAAGCACTAAAGAATGGTTCCAGAGGCCATTCTAGACTCATCTGCTCACCTCTCCTGGTCCACTGAGGTGTCTCTGGAAATCCTCCACCACAGCCACAGCCTCCTCACCATTCTCAGGTTGATGCAGCTGCACCCAGGTCCGGAGCTCCCCAGGCAGAATGGTCAGGAACTGCTCCAGCACCAGCAGCTCCAGAATCTGCTCCTTAGTGTGTACCTCTGGCATGAGCCACCAGTGGCAGAGCTCCCGGAGCCGGCTCAGTGCCTCCTGAGGCCCAGACATCTCATGGTAACATAACTGTCTGAAGTGGAGCCGGAAAATTTCACAGACGGGAGGGTGGTTCTTTTGGAGATTGCAGGCCTGACCCCAGGTCTGGCTCCCTGGCTCCTGCTTCATGGTCTGGCGCCACTCCTGCTTCTGCAGAACCGCACCCCTAGGGATGAGGCCTAAAGTTCCCCTGCCTTGGGTGGCCATTGTGACCTCAAAGAGAAGTTTGTTTCAGCAGCAGTTTGTCCAATTAAAATGATGCTCTATAATTCAGGTTTCAGGAGCTGTTTTTCAGAGGTGGGGGTATAGGGTGATGGGGTGTCACCTACAGAAACACCAAGAGAGAAATCAGAGTCCCAAAGTGTTCAGTCCCAGGCTGATGACAGACCATCCACAGTTAAAACCCAAAGCtccggggggaaaaaaagggcacAATCAGGGCAGTCTCTCTAAGCATCTCTCCAAGTGACTTGCCTTCTTAAACTTTTCAGTGGCTCCCATCATCTACAGGATAAAACCTAAATGTCTATGACTAGCATTCACAGCCCTTTACCACCTGGCCTTGGGCCTCTTTTCTAGCCACACCCTCTAACACTCTCTCCAATGCCCAGACTAGAAAGGCTGTAATGATCTCCAAATGAGGAATACGCAAGGTGATGCAAACAGTATATAAGAACATAGTAAGTTGCTATTTAATTCCTATTTAGCATATGTCTTATGTGTACTGAAATTCGCAAAAcagtacatatatttaatttgtaaGTAAACCTATGTTGGAAGTAAATGAACCTATGTTGGAAGTGAATGCTCAAATCTCTTCTTTATTGTGACAGAAATGCACAACATAGATTGAGACTAACGCTCCAGAGACACAGCTAGAATCACATATACTCTTACCCTGAttggatttttcttcttcaactttTGATAAACTCCTGCTCATCTGTCAAGACCCAAAACAAATACCATTTTCTCCTGAGTGCTTTCCTGATTGTCCCATGTAGGAAGAGAGCTGgaagcctccctctctctacttctcACTGAAACACTGCTGTTTTAACTAGTTTATGCACAACTCGTCACTCACACCCTCCTGCTAGATAGCCACCAAAGGAAAGGAACCGAACGGAGTCAGAAAATGCCAGACCTTTTTCTACTCAACCACCTCCCCTAGAAAACCTTCCTGATCTCTCGAGGCTTAAGTGTGGTTATTGCCTCAGTGGGCCCACAGCACCTTTTTCATTCAAACCTCTGCTAGAGCACTTCTCACACTGTGTTTGTGGTTTACATTGCTGTCTCCCCCACTTTGTGGAAGGACTCAAACGGCAAGGCTGTTTCCCAGTCTTCTTTGTATATAGGTGTGCGTACAGGGCATACAGTGGTAAACATTTGCTAGACAAATGAATGTGACTCATTCAGTTGATACTGAAGTGGGGGGGAAAGTTGTATCCagtttatatatgtaaaactCTGAGAATCAGCACCTTCATTGTAACCAGAGCGTCTAGGCTAGTCACCACGCAACTCAGGAACCTCGGTAAACTACTTCTCTCTAGGCTTCAGTTCctgtaaggaaaaaacaaacacaaacaaaacactttaaaataatccGTTAATTCCGCTCTGAAATCCCACACCTGTAGAAAGTTCTGATCATTTTCCTACTTCTCTAACAGCTCCGAATGCTCAGCAGCTAATCTCATCTGCACTTTTGAGTCTCCAAGTGTCACTTGACATTTGAAATTTCGAGACTCTCACTTCTGACGCTTCCTATTGTCTTTCAATGCAAGGTTGGGAAAACATCCACCTACATTTCGCGTTAAACCAGGGTTTCTGCGGCGCCGCTCACCTCGCCACGTCTGCCCTTTTCAACCGCTGTACCGGCAGGTGCCCAGCTCCTGGCCAGGCACGGCTGATCAAGGGCACTGGACAAAGAGGAGGCTCTATAACCGGCGGCTTCCCGTCACAGGGACCCGCCGCCGGCCGCGGGGGCGAAGCGTGGGCCGGGCCGGCGTCGCCGATCAGTGCTGCGGGCGGCCGCGGCTCCAACCCAGCGACCCCGGCCcgggcagcacctccctccccgTCCCTGGTCCGCTCACCGGGGTAGTGTGGAGGTGACCCCTGGGTGCGGGACACAGCCGTGGCCCGCAGAAGCGAAAACAATGGCAGAGCCGGAAGCGAGAACAAGGCCCACTTCCGGCCCCTCCAGGATCCCGGAAATCTCTCTGGCGAAGGTGGGCCCGCTTCCCTGCCCTCGGAGAAGGGGGGCTGGGAAGGGTTGGGGGGGAGGCGTGGCGGGACCGTGGTCGCCAGTACAAGCTGCTCCCGGGCCAGGCCGGGCCACCTTAGAAGGGAGAGAGGGCGGAGACTCAAATGAGGGCTCAGGCTGCGCACTTGCTCCTCTCAGAGTATTCATCCCGGGTCTGCCCCTACCCCTTCTGCTGACCTTGGGAAATAGACCCAACTTCTGAGACTTTTTGTCATCCGAAAAATGTAGAGCGTAAAGTGTGCCTCACTGGGCTAGGAGTGCTGACGGGAGTAACATACAGATACTACATAGCAAACGGCCTGGCGTTTCCTGAGCGTTcagttatttttacattatatgtGATACCCAGGGCATTTTCACCCAATCTGAGTTTCACTGAAGTGAGCAACAGGGCATCTCCATCTTACTAATGAAGAAACAGGCCCAGTGAGTGATATTTTGGTCTTTGGAAGTAGTTAATCTTTCCTAAAACAGTCCTGGCAATCTATGTCCATGGAAAGGTCCTTAGGGAGTGTGGAGCAGCAGGTAAAAGGTGGAAAGCTATGGAGACAACATAATATAGATGCATTTCTCTAGTCTAGTATCTGGGAGGCAGGAGTTACCCAGGTGGTCTTCACATGGAAGAATGGTTTGCAATAGAAGCAGGTTGTGAACAGGTCCTGCTGGTAACATGATTGAGTAGGCCCTGAAGCCACAATCTCTAGGTGTAATGGccatgggtgaggggcagaagatAAGATCAGGCCCTTTCCCATATAGTTAGCTATATCTTATGTAGCTTATTGTAGCCCAACAGGTGGGTCATTTACAGGGTGCAAAGTAACAGTCTCCTGGGCTATCCAAGCGTCACCAATATCTCAAGAGTTTCTGGGCCCATGTCTGGACTCGATATGAGTCCCTCAGTTCCATGAACAAGCCAGGACAGAAAAAGACATCAGAAGACCTACTGCAGAGTTTTTGCAAAGTCTAAAGGAAGTCTTTTGAAGTAGTCTTTGCCCACTTGGCCTAGAGTGGCCTTCTGATATCAAGATCATCCTCTACATTTGGAAACCTCACAGGGAGGACTTGGCCATCTCATCCTAGCTTCTGCCTGGCATTGCCATTGGATGTGGCCCATTGGTCCATTAAGTCCTCAGAGACTCAGGGTTCTTAAACAAGAAATTTCTTAATTCCAGACCAAATGCGTCAGCTTCAGTTTTCAGGTTTCCCTGACCATGTGTTGTCCTGCAGTTCTGGCTGCTTAGGAGTGTGTAGGAGACTCAAGAATCTGGAAAACAAGATTGAGTTCTTTTATTCCTCAGAGCTGTTTCATGCCCAGGTGGTTGGCTTTCCTAGTCAGCTTTATCAGGACAGTGTGTCTAAACTTCATAGGTCCCTCTGTAGCCAGCAGTGTGGGACTGATATACCATGACTGGATTGAATCCCAGTGAGGAAGACATCTCCATGCTGCCTCCCATATAGCATCTTGGACACTTGCATTTGGGCCAAAAAACTCGGGAGATCTGAGGGAACACTACCCCGACCTCTTTGAGAAACCATCACACTATCTTTGTTATGAGAGCTAACAGAAAATGTAACCCAAATTCTAGATGCTTAAAGCAGAACTCATCATCTCTGAAGCTCCACGAATGTTCCCATCACCGTGAAAGACACTGTCATTCACCCAGAACCCCAAACCAGAACCCTGGATGCTGTACCATGGGTTAGGTGACCATAGCCAAGTTACTTAGCCTTTCTGTGCTACAGTGCTGcatcttcctcatctgtaaaataaagataacagtAGCTAAATCATAGAGTTAATAACAGGACTGGATGAGATAACATATAAAAAGcacttagaatggtgcctggcagaTTATAGGTATAATAGGTGTTTTCTAGTATGTTTCCTCCCACTTCTTCATCCACTGTATCCAGATTACTGCCAAGGCCTGCtgagtctttgatccatttgtaTGTAACAACAACAGCGATGACAATAACAACCTTTTGATTTAAGGAGACCACAAAAAGAGGAGCACAGTCAGGTCTGGAGATTCTCTGTCCCTAAACTGCTCAGACCTTGTCACATTATCTATGTGGACAGTCTCCTTTTCAATAGCCAAGAACTCTTATACACCTTAAAAATAAGGTGTGTCCCTAGAAACATGGGCAGGAACATCCAGCTACTGTGCTTGAATGGGAGCGGATGGGGCCCAAGAGCAGAGAGACTCTCCTATTACCTTGAAAACTTCTACTTGTTCTTCAAGACTTGCCCGAGAAATCCCTTTCTCCAGGAAGACTCCCCTATATCCCATCTCTCCACCTGGATTAGGTGCCCCTTCCTTTGTGTTCCTGTGATGGCCTGCCATATATTTGTAACACTGTGTTAACACTGTTTACTTGTCAGCCTCCTGCACTGTACAGTAAGCCCTAATGTGAGCTGATACCATGTTCATAGTTGAGTCCCCAGGCACAAACTCCAGGCTTGGCTGGTTTTAGTATTTGTCTTCTTGGTTGGAAGAAAAGGTCAGGCCACCTTTGTTTCCCTggtgtccagcacagagcctggtctAACCACTAAGAAATATGTCCTTGATCTGGCTTGCTGTGGAAGACTTTTTaatcagagaaggaaaatcaTAGGGCTGGGTTGTGATTGCCAGCTATACTGAGAGGcttagagggaaagagacaggaacATCCCTTATATCTGCTTTGCAATTCCAGTGCCTTTGTAAGATAGAATCGTTAGTTTGCAGGTGAGGCTTGGCAAACATCCTGCTATCTGGGAAATATTTTACCAGCTGAAAAGGGCAAGGAAGACTTTGAATTCAGGTCTATAGCCATCCCCTCCTCTTTCTATTGCAAGATGctatctttctctgaccctcattCATTCCTGTTCTTTATTACTCTATTCCTTCCTGCTAATGGAGTTCCAGGTCCTGTTAGGAgcatggtggggggcggggagggggcagtgacAGTAACAAAACATAGCTTTGAGGTAGACACAGGGGCGCTGCATGAACTGTTTTCCTCGAGTAGAGGCCTCAGGGAGGCCCACAGTCCTACTTACCGGAAGCAAATCCCAGGCAGGAAGACCAAGGAGATGAGCAGGTCTCTGAGCTGCCTACATGGAACTGGAAGTTGCTTCAGGGGCCTGAAGAACATGAAGGGATCACTTCCCGGTGCTTCCTTGGTTCAGGACTCTAACCAGGTGACTGCTGGTAGTGTGGTggttgggctgggctgggctgggctgggtgtgCCATTTCGGAGCCCTGCAGTGGGAACTGCAGTCTTGGATTGTGTCCACCCATTTTTGGTGCTGATATTGACCCTCACAACTGACATAGATGGGGATACCCACCCAGAAAGCGGTGGGGACGATCCAGGGATCCCAGCACATTAGCAAAGGCATTTAATGGGAATGCTGACCTCTGCCTCCATGCCTAGTACCATCCCAACTCACTGTGTTTCCTTTCTGGGAATCCAACCCAGTAGTCTTAGGAGAGCAGGGGCTATACCCCCTGTACTCTGTTCTGGCTAAATCCCTGCTCCAGGCCTGTCATTCTGACCTCAGCCTTCTCAGCCTACCTCCAGCTCACCCTCTGGCCCTTCCTGCTGCAAATCTGCAAAGTGCAAAGAGCATTTTCAGGTCTCATCCTACCCACAGCTCCCAGCCACCAAGGTTGTTGGCAAGGACCAATGGATTGCACGAGGGATCCTTAGAGTAGGTAGTCTGgccaccaccttttttttttcctgttaaaaaagtgttttttttaaaaatataatttattgtcaaattggtttccatacaacacccagtgctcatcccagcaagtgccctcctcgatgcccatcacccactttcccctctcccccatcccccatccaccctcagtttgttctcagtatttaagagtctcttacggtttgcctccctccctctctgtaacttttttttccccttcctctcccccatgatcttctgttaagatccatatatgagtgaaaacatatggtgtctgtctttctctgaccaacttatttcactcagcataataccctccagttccatccacattgctgcagatggccagatttcattctttctcattgccaaatagtattccattgtatatataaaccacatcttctttatccaatcatcagttgatggacatttgggccctttccataatttggctattattgaaaagtgctgctataaatattggggtacatgtgcccctatgcatcagcactcctgtgtcccctggatacattcctagcagtgctattgctgggtcataagatagttctgtttttaattttatgaagaacctccacactgttttccagagtggctgcaccagtttgcattcccaccaatggtgcaagagggttcctgtttctccacatcctctctagtatctattgtctcctgatttgttcattttagccactctgactggcgtgaggtggtatagcagtgtggttttatttgtatttccctgatgatcagtgacgttcagcatcttttcatgtgtctgttggctatctggatgtcttctttggaaaagtgtctatgttttctgcccatttcttcactggattatttttttggggggt
The DNA window shown above is from Neofelis nebulosa isolate mNeoNeb1 chromosome 5, mNeoNeb1.pri, whole genome shotgun sequence and carries:
- the LOC131511518 gene encoding zinc finger protein with KRAB and SCAN domains 7 isoform X7; the encoded protein is MATQGRGTLGLIPRGAVLQKQEWRQTMKQEPGSQTWGQACNLQKNHPPVCEIFRLHFRQLCYHEMSGPQEALSRLRELCHWWLMPEVHTKEQILELLVLEQFLTILPGELRTWVQLHQPENGEEAVAVVEDFQRHLSGPGEVSTPAQEQEIHLEETTALGTSEEFLPTSPLSEGSAPGAHLEPPQDPGTYLLHSGHSGQCASQVPAVSQAGKSGDQAAATVLRMVRPQGSAAYEFLSVDYTERKWKGPALSQRAVYRSLMPENYRRVASLDSKGKIELFSFL